The genomic segment TCGCCATGGGTCTTTCAAATCGCTGGTCCACCACGAATATGGAGAGCGGCCTGACCATGCGCCAGGCGAAGAAGACGGAAAGCAGGGATAGGGCACCGATCCAGACTGTCCGCTTGCGCTTTCCGGCAGCCATCTTCCTTCACCGATCGGCAGCCCCTGTACTCTCGGGACCAAGCCCTCCCCAAGGCGGATCAGAGCGTGATCGTCTCCCGCGACGACATTTCCGCCGCCAGCGTCGGGAGCGTGATGATCCTGACGCTCAGTGTCCGGACAAGACCTGGAACCACATGCGCACCCCGGTGATCGCGATGATCACGGCGATCGCCAGCCGCAGGTACCTGGTGTTGACCTTCTTGCTGACCTTCCCGCCGAGCTGCGCCCCGGGGATGGTGCCGATCACGAGGGCGATCGCGTAGGGCCAGATGATCTGCCCGGTCGCCATCTTCCCGATCGTCCCCGTGACGGCGCCGAGCAGCACGATGCCGAGCGTGCTGCCGATCACGATCCGGGTCGGGAGGTTCAGCAGGTAGATCATCACCGGGATGTAGAGGAACGCCCCGGGCGCGCCGACCATGCCACCGAAGCTGCCGATCGCCAGGCTGACCGCCGCGGCGAGCGGCTTGTTGAACCGGACCTGCTCCGGCGGGACGTCCGCGCCCTGGTCGCGCCGGGGGATGAACATCACGACCGCGGCGATGACCGCCAGGGTCGCGAAGATCGCCAGCAGAAACGCGCTCTTCACGTTCTTCGAGGCCAGTGAGCCCGCCAGATTGCCGATGGCGTTCATGGTGCCCATGACGAGCAGGAGCTGCTTGCTGACGAATCTGTTCCTGTTGTGGACGAGGACCCCGGTCAGCGACGCCGAGAGGACCTGCACCATGCTGACGGCGGCGACCTGCTTCATCGTCAGCAGGCCGACGCCGAGCGCCGGCGGCACGTAGAGCAGCAGCGGGATCATGAAGATCGCCCCGCCGAGGCCGAGGAGACCCG from the bacterium genome contains:
- a CDS encoding sulfite exporter TauE/SafE family protein, with the translated sequence MAWSLLATLVLLGLGGGFLSGLLGLGGAIFMIPLLLYVPPALGVGLLTMKQVAAVSMVQVLSASLTGVLVHNRNRFVSKQLLLVMGTMNAIGNLAGSLASKNVKSAFLLAIFATLAVIAAVVMFIPRRDQGADVPPEQVRFNKPLAAAVSLAIGSFGGMVGAPGAFLYIPVMIYLLNLPTRIVIGSTLGIVLLGAVTGTIGKMATGQIIWPYAIALVIGTIPGAQLGGKVSKKVNTRYLRLAIAVIIAITGVRMWFQVLSGH